In Nicotiana tabacum cultivar K326 chromosome 17, ASM71507v2, whole genome shotgun sequence, one DNA window encodes the following:
- the LOC142172048 gene encoding uncharacterized protein LOC142172048 — translation MPIQTLEDMLRACVVNFGRNWDEHLPLIEFAYNNSYQISIQMSPYEALYERRCRSPVGWFEPAEVGLLGPDLVYDALQKVTLIQGRIRTTQSRQKGYTDKRRRALEFKRATKFS, via the coding sequence ATGCCGATTCAGACACTCGAAGATATGTTGCGAGCATGTGTTGTTAACTTTGGTAGAAATTGGGATGAGCATTTGCCTCTTATTGAGTtcgcttataataatagctatcagatAAGTATCCAAATGTCCCCTTATGAAGCGTTGTATGAGCGACGTTGTAGATCACccgttggttggttcgagccggccGAGGTAGGACTACTTGGTCCTGATCTTGTATATGATGCATTGCAGAAGGTGACTTTGATACAAGGGCGGATTAGGACAACTCAAAGCCGACAAAAAGGTTACACCGATAAACGACGACGTGCGTTGGAGTTCAAAAGGGCGACCAAGTTTTCTTGA